Proteins co-encoded in one Flavivirga eckloniae genomic window:
- a CDS encoding Rieske (2Fe-2S) protein yields MKSIFLFASFLILVSCSKNSVNNPNCNFLLDIGVNVNINLSLPQYSQLPFPGNSVYVQNAGNGGIIVANTGADFFAWDASDPNHIPSACSVLVPKGLNATCGCQDKNEYSLVTGQSLGDKNLPCALKNYRVEKNGDNLLIFN; encoded by the coding sequence ATGAAATCCATTTTTCTTTTTGCCAGTTTTCTTATTCTAGTGTCTTGCAGCAAAAATTCTGTTAACAACCCAAATTGTAATTTTTTACTAGATATAGGTGTTAACGTTAATATTAATTTAAGTTTACCACAGTATAGTCAATTACCTTTTCCGGGCAACTCTGTATATGTACAAAACGCTGGAAATGGAGGGATTATTGTTGCCAATACTGGGGCTGATTTTTTTGCCTGGGATGCCAGTGACCCTAACCATATACCCAGTGCTTGTTCTGTTCTTGTGCCAAAAGGTTTAAACGCTACTTGTGGCTGCCAAGATAAGAACGAATACAGTTTAGTTACTGGTCAATCATTGGGAGATAAAAACCTGCCATGCGCCCTAAAAAACTATAGGGTCGAAAAAAACGGAGATAATCTTTTAATATTTAATTAA
- the greA gene encoding transcription elongation factor GreA, giving the protein MSKVSYYTPEGLKKLRDELQQLKDVERVKASKAIAEARDKGDLSENAEYDAAKEAQGMLEMRISKLEDALAGARVIDESQLDNSKVLVLSKVKIKNQTNGMEMNYTLVADGEADLASGKISVNSPIGKGLLGKSVGDVAEIQVPNGVMKFDIIEISR; this is encoded by the coding sequence ATGAGTAAAGTATCTTACTATACACCTGAGGGGTTAAAAAAATTAAGAGACGAGCTACAGCAATTAAAAGATGTAGAGCGAGTTAAGGCTTCAAAAGCAATTGCAGAAGCTAGAGATAAAGGAGATTTAAGTGAAAATGCAGAATATGATGCCGCCAAAGAAGCTCAAGGCATGCTAGAAATGCGTATTTCTAAATTAGAGGACGCATTGGCAGGTGCCCGTGTAATTGATGAATCTCAATTAGATAATTCAAAGGTATTAGTATTATCTAAAGTTAAAATAAAAAATCAAACTAATGGTATGGAAATGAACTATACCCTGGTAGCAGATGGAGAAGCAGATTTAGCTTCAGGTAAAATTTCGGTAAATTCTCCTATAGGTAAAGGTTTGCTTGGAAAATCTGTTGGAGATGTAGCAGAAATTCAAGTCCCTAATGGTGTTATGAAATTTGATATTATAGAAATCTCCAGATAA
- a CDS encoding HIT family protein → MPSIFTKIVNGEIPCYKVAETDDFLAFLDVNPNSKGHTLCIPKLEVDKIFDLDEATYNGLMSFSRRVALAIEKAIPCERVGVSVIGLEVPHAHVHLIPLHTMDDARFITKAKLTTKEFEDIAKAINNQL, encoded by the coding sequence ATGCCATCAATTTTCACAAAAATAGTTAACGGAGAAATTCCCTGTTATAAAGTTGCAGAAACAGATGATTTTCTAGCGTTTTTAGATGTAAACCCAAATAGTAAGGGGCATACACTTTGTATTCCTAAACTAGAAGTTGATAAGATTTTTGACTTAGATGAAGCCACTTATAATGGGTTAATGAGTTTTTCAAGACGTGTTGCTCTAGCCATAGAAAAAGCAATACCTTGCGAACGTGTAGGGGTTTCTGTAATAGGACTGGAAGTGCCACACGCACACGTACATTTAATTCCATTACATACCATGGATGATGCTCGCTTTATTACAAAAGCAAAACTTACAACGAAAGAATTCGAAGACATAGCAAAAGCTATCAACAACCAATTATAA
- a CDS encoding sensor histidine kinase → MIFTKYGNAFRWIITIASFVIVSLILWKTYEFFQHFKEEERIKMENWSFAQNEFVNSDVNSNMELILQILTSNKTTPMIVINEDGSLGNYNNIDDFKVSDSLHVKKLILKFEKENDPIPINIGDTIVSTIYYGNSPLLNKLKYYPLALILIVVLFGAVVFFFYSSNKNATQNKLWSGMAKETAHQIGTPLSSLIGWTEILKSDNVNPDYITEIEKDVDRLKTITERFSKIGSLPTLEVADIVKETIDSYDYLKSRSSNLIDFKIIAPEDTIPVNLNKQLYSWTIENLVKNAIDAMKGRGKLTIEISQLESIVKISVADTGKGIPKKDFNKIFTPGYTTKKRGWGLGLSLTRRIIEEFHDGKIKVLQSQKGKGTTIQISLKRAPNHV, encoded by the coding sequence ATGATTTTTACAAAGTATGGTAACGCTTTTCGTTGGATTATTACAATAGCTTCTTTCGTTATTGTCTCTCTTATTTTATGGAAAACTTATGAATTTTTCCAACATTTTAAGGAGGAGGAACGTATCAAAATGGAAAATTGGTCGTTTGCTCAAAATGAATTTGTGAATTCTGATGTGAATTCCAACATGGAACTTATACTGCAGATCCTAACTAGCAACAAAACAACGCCAATGATTGTTATTAACGAAGATGGCAGTTTAGGCAATTATAACAACATAGATGATTTCAAAGTTTCTGATTCTTTGCATGTTAAAAAACTAATCTTAAAATTTGAGAAAGAAAACGACCCTATTCCCATAAACATAGGCGACACTATAGTCAGCACGATTTATTATGGCAATTCCCCTTTATTAAACAAACTAAAATATTATCCGCTGGCGTTAATACTTATTGTTGTATTATTTGGTGCCGTTGTTTTTTTCTTTTATAGCAGTAACAAAAATGCTACTCAAAATAAGTTATGGTCTGGCATGGCTAAGGAAACGGCCCATCAAATAGGTACGCCTTTATCATCTTTAATAGGCTGGACAGAAATTTTGAAAAGCGATAATGTAAATCCAGATTATATTACCGAAATTGAAAAAGATGTAGATCGGTTAAAGACCATTACAGAACGCTTTAGTAAAATAGGGTCTTTACCTACCTTGGAAGTTGCAGATATTGTTAAAGAAACTATTGATTCTTACGATTACTTAAAATCGCGATCTTCGAATCTTATAGACTTTAAAATTATTGCTCCAGAGGATACTATTCCTGTGAATTTAAATAAACAGCTATACAGCTGGACTATTGAAAATCTGGTAAAAAATGCCATTGATGCCATGAAGGGCAGAGGTAAACTTACAATTGAAATTTCTCAATTGGAAAGCATTGTGAAGATTAGCGTTGCCGACACCGGAAAAGGTATTCCTAAAAAGGATTTTAATAAAATTTTCACTCCTGGATATACTACAAAAAAACGCGGTTGGGGATTAGGATTATCACTTACCAGGCGCATTATAGAGGAATTTCATGATGGAAAAATAAAAGTATTGCAATCTCAAAAAGGAAAAGGAACCACTATACAAATCAGCTTAAAACGTGCCCCAAATCATGTCTGA
- a CDS encoding flavin reductase family protein has translation MTSFDPKSLSTSKLHGYLLSAVAPRPIAFASTMGADGNPNLSPFSFFNVFSANPPIMIFSPARRVRDNTTKHTLQNVEATKEVVINVVNYDMVHQMSLSSTEYPEGVNEFEKSGLTMLKSDIVKPFRVAEAPVQFECKVNDIVKLGTEGGAGNLVICEVVKLHIDEDVLDENGTINQQKLDLVARAGGSYYTRAKKGFFEIPKPLSTQGIGVDNFPDHVKNSMVLTGNDLGMLANVETLPTDENIKGFIEDLGERYPNIKTATHRQKHKLARNYLSFGDVESAWKILLS, from the coding sequence ATGACATCGTTTGATCCAAAAAGCTTGTCTACCAGTAAATTGCATGGTTATTTATTAAGTGCAGTTGCGCCAAGGCCAATAGCTTTCGCAAGTACCATGGGTGCTGATGGAAACCCTAATTTGTCACCATTTAGTTTTTTTAATGTATTTAGTGCGAATCCGCCTATCATGATATTTTCGCCTGCGAGACGTGTTAGGGATAACACAACAAAGCATACGTTACAAAATGTTGAAGCAACGAAGGAAGTTGTTATTAATGTTGTGAATTATGATATGGTGCATCAAATGTCGTTAAGCAGTACGGAATACCCGGAAGGCGTAAACGAGTTTGAAAAATCGGGACTGACTATGCTAAAGTCCGACATAGTTAAACCGTTTCGTGTTGCAGAAGCACCCGTACAGTTTGAATGTAAGGTTAATGATATTGTTAAGTTAGGAACAGAAGGAGGCGCGGGAAATTTAGTGATTTGCGAAGTTGTTAAGCTCCATATCGATGAAGATGTACTTGATGAAAATGGTACTATAAACCAGCAAAAACTGGATTTGGTTGCCAGAGCAGGAGGAAGTTATTACACTCGTGCTAAAAAAGGCTTCTTTGAAATACCCAAGCCATTATCAACTCAAGGAATAGGTGTTGATAATTTTCCGGATCATGTTAAAAATAGCATGGTTTTAACAGGAAATGATTTAGGAATGTTAGCAAACGTAGAAACTTTGCCAACAGATGAAAATATTAAAGGCTTTATTGAAGATTTAGGAGAGCGGTATCCGAACATAAAAACGGCTACACATAGACAAAAACATAAGTTGGCACGTAATTACCTTAGTTTTGGTGATGTTGAAAGTGCTTGGAAAATATTGTTAAGTTAA
- a CDS encoding DUF3127 domain-containing protein: protein MEVQGRIKMVGETQTFGSNGFRKREIVVTTEEQYPQHIMVEFVQDKTDLLNSYQVGQQVKISINLRGREWVNPQGETKYFNSIQGWRIEALQAEAAEGNVPPVPPADAFEPAGDLKEDDHDDLPF, encoded by the coding sequence ATGGAAGTTCAAGGAAGAATAAAAATGGTTGGAGAAACTCAGACTTTTGGAAGTAATGGGTTTAGAAAAAGAGAGATTGTAGTAACTACAGAAGAGCAATACCCTCAACACATTATGGTAGAATTTGTTCAAGATAAAACAGATCTATTAAACAGCTATCAAGTAGGGCAACAAGTTAAAATTAGTATTAACCTTAGAGGTAGAGAGTGGGTAAACCCTCAAGGAGAAACAAAATATTTTAACTCGATTCAAGGATGGAGAATAGAAGCTCTACAAGCTGAAGCTGCAGAAGGCAATGTACCACCAGTACCGCCTGCTGACGCTTTTGAACCTGCTGGAGATTTAAAAGAAGATGACCACGACGATCTTCCTTTTTAA
- a CDS encoding short-chain fatty acid transporter — translation MNITRTIEILFKRYLPSPFTIAILLTFLAMVLALCFTKPVGEDYHIFEILSFWEKGIWNEGLLVFAYQMMLILVLGHVLVLSKPVNKLIVSLSKNVTNTSTAVVLVSITTMLMAFLNWGLGLIFGAILARKVGEHAQRNNIPLNYSLVGASGYVGLMIWHGGISGSAPIKVAESGHIKSLMHGITSSEIINQIPESINFNTTIFSWWNLVLFGVLLVLVPSVLKQLAKTTRPTNFKLKEYQFKTGEKSNLEGAEQLDFSGILGIGFGVILLIAFVYQYWGNLLSLQITPNMLNFFMLGLAIILHKNFSNFLNAVEEAIKGTSGILIQFPLYFGIMGIMKYSGMVVMISDFFVSIATTTTLPIFTFFSAGLVNIFVPSGGGQWAVQGPIVIESALKLDVPLPKAIMALAYGDQITNMFQPFWALPLLGITKLKAKDILPYTLILMLVGISVYILGLILF, via the coding sequence ATGAATATAACCAGGACGATTGAGATATTATTTAAAAGATACCTACCATCGCCATTTACTATTGCCATACTATTAACGTTTCTAGCTATGGTTTTGGCGCTTTGTTTTACAAAACCTGTTGGAGAGGACTATCACATATTCGAAATTTTATCGTTTTGGGAAAAAGGTATTTGGAACGAAGGGTTGCTGGTCTTTGCGTATCAAATGATGTTGATATTGGTTTTAGGACATGTTTTGGTGTTAAGTAAACCCGTAAATAAACTCATAGTAAGCTTATCTAAAAACGTTACAAATACATCTACAGCAGTAGTTCTAGTTAGTATTACAACAATGCTTATGGCATTTTTAAATTGGGGACTTGGGCTTATATTTGGAGCCATTTTAGCAAGGAAAGTTGGAGAACATGCCCAACGAAATAATATACCCTTAAATTACTCTTTGGTAGGTGCATCTGGATATGTAGGTTTGATGATATGGCATGGAGGTATTAGTGGATCGGCACCCATTAAAGTTGCAGAAAGCGGTCATATAAAAAGCTTGATGCACGGCATTACTTCATCAGAAATAATTAATCAAATACCAGAGAGTATCAACTTTAATACAACAATATTTAGTTGGTGGAACTTAGTGCTATTTGGGGTGTTGCTCGTCTTGGTACCTTCGGTATTAAAACAATTGGCAAAAACAACACGACCTACGAACTTTAAATTAAAGGAGTACCAGTTTAAAACAGGTGAAAAAAGCAATCTAGAAGGTGCGGAGCAGTTAGACTTCTCAGGTATTTTAGGTATAGGTTTTGGTGTTATTTTACTAATCGCATTTGTATATCAATATTGGGGGAATTTATTAAGCCTTCAGATTACACCAAACATGCTAAATTTTTTCATGTTAGGTTTAGCCATTATTTTACATAAAAATTTTAGTAATTTTTTAAATGCAGTTGAAGAAGCTATTAAAGGAACTTCGGGAATTCTTATACAGTTTCCGTTGTACTTTGGCATAATGGGCATCATGAAATATTCGGGTATGGTGGTTATGATATCGGACTTCTTTGTGTCTATTGCAACCACAACTACATTACCAATTTTTACCTTTTTTAGTGCCGGTTTGGTTAATATTTTTGTGCCAAGTGGTGGCGGACAATGGGCAGTGCAAGGACCAATTGTTATAGAGTCAGCTTTAAAATTGGATGTGCCACTACCTAAAGCAATAATGGCACTGGCTTATGGCGATCAAATTACAAATATGTTCCAACCCTTTTGGGCATTACCTTTGTTAGGAATTACTAAATTAAAGGCTAAAGATATTTTGCCCTATACTTTAATTCTTATGTTAGTTGGCATAAGCGTATATATTTTAGGTTTAATACTATTTTAA
- the aat gene encoding leucyl/phenylalanyl-tRNA--protein transferase, with amino-acid sequence MIMLNENIWFPNVNLATKEGILAIGGDLSVDRLLLAYKSGVFPWFDSREPILWWSPDPRFVLFPDKLKVSKSMKQVLRNKDYVVTINKAFKDVITECSIIKREGQAGTWITNSMIDAYTKLHELGYATSVEVWKDDDLIGGLYGVDLGNGIFCGESMFAKTSNASKVGFITFIQNTNYKLIDCQVHTNHLESLGAEEIPRASFLEYLS; translated from the coding sequence ATGATTATGTTAAACGAAAATATATGGTTTCCAAATGTTAACCTAGCTACTAAAGAAGGCATATTAGCTATCGGTGGCGATTTATCGGTAGACCGTTTGTTACTTGCTTACAAATCGGGTGTTTTTCCTTGGTTTGATTCCAGAGAACCTATTTTATGGTGGTCTCCAGATCCTCGTTTTGTCCTGTTTCCAGATAAATTAAAAGTATCAAAAAGCATGAAACAAGTGCTACGTAATAAGGATTATGTGGTTACTATTAATAAGGCTTTTAAAGATGTTATTACAGAGTGTTCTATAATAAAACGAGAAGGTCAGGCTGGTACATGGATTACAAATAGTATGATAGATGCCTATACAAAACTTCATGAATTAGGATATGCAACATCTGTTGAGGTTTGGAAAGATGATGATTTGATTGGCGGACTGTATGGTGTTGATTTGGGGAATGGTATATTTTGTGGTGAAAGTATGTTCGCCAAAACGAGCAATGCCAGTAAAGTAGGTTTTATAACCTTTATTCAAAACACAAATTATAAACTTATAGACTGCCAGGTGCATACCAATCATTTGGAAAGCTTGGGGGCAGAGGAAATTCCCAGGGCTTCCTTTTTAGAATATTTATCATAA
- a CDS encoding Crp/Fnr family transcriptional regulator produces MNTINTIALKKAFQQYISFPEEDWDKIKQNIGVKHYKKGDVFLRSGQTSNTLGFITRGFFRKYYLKDGDEINFWFYHENQFLVAYQSFLERVPTKFQIEALEDAEILTLPFEAVQNLYTISEAWQKLGRLVCEKMYITHHNRIESLLFKDASVRYYDLVKEHPMLLQRLPQYHLASYLGIKPQSLSRIRKEYKDI; encoded by the coding sequence TTGAACACAATAAATACCATTGCCCTTAAAAAAGCATTTCAGCAGTACATTTCTTTCCCGGAAGAAGATTGGGACAAAATCAAACAGAATATAGGTGTAAAGCATTATAAAAAGGGTGATGTTTTTCTACGTTCTGGGCAAACTAGTAATACGTTAGGATTTATTACAAGAGGTTTTTTTAGAAAGTATTATCTAAAAGATGGAGATGAGATTAATTTTTGGTTTTATCATGAAAATCAATTCTTAGTAGCCTATCAAAGCTTTTTAGAACGGGTCCCGACAAAGTTTCAAATAGAAGCTCTTGAAGATGCCGAAATTTTAACATTACCATTTGAAGCTGTTCAGAATTTATATACTATATCGGAAGCATGGCAAAAGCTGGGGCGTTTGGTTTGTGAAAAAATGTATATCACACATCATAATCGTATAGAAAGCCTTTTATTTAAGGACGCAAGCGTACGCTATTACGATTTGGTTAAAGAACATCCCATGTTGTTACAGCGACTTCCTCAATATCATTTAGCGTCTTACCTTGGTATAAAACCACAATCACTTAGCAGAATAAGAAAAGAATATAAAGACATATAA
- a CDS encoding fumarylacetoacetate hydrolase family protein, whose translation MNLKQGIFLLVLFLANIQNVISQEVLSLARAINNGKINIIQVETLSERGIEGINLSKELNNYSDNIFEFIEQVGYNTIVAKLSDTSRLEYFKSANVLPPIDAKANTIAIATNYPEHKEETNVKISPVLFPKVTKLTPYKSNVFLTGNKELLDYEVELAVVYSKNVHKIEDLHDQLLGFMVAVDYSDRASMLKVYDTDHPELAVGFTDSKSKSGYFPVGPVLVVPENWKSYYKNLKIKLWRNHILTQNDQLRSMFWDVPKVTLEALKLGDEQRWIYNNKPISLLPKGYIEKGTIAITGTPGGVTFSPPTKGFIIKRAIKYGLLFKFFNWKPKAYVVDQYIRKLLRKKQFLQEGELIRAHVENLGYIYSKVQSK comes from the coding sequence ATGAATTTAAAGCAAGGCATATTCCTATTGGTGCTATTTTTAGCAAATATTCAAAACGTTATATCCCAAGAAGTCCTATCGCTCGCAAGAGCGATTAATAATGGAAAAATCAATATCATACAGGTTGAAACATTAAGTGAAAGAGGGATTGAAGGGATTAATTTAAGTAAGGAACTAAACAATTATTCAGATAACATTTTTGAATTTATAGAACAAGTAGGTTACAACACGATTGTTGCTAAACTTTCAGACACTTCCAGGTTAGAATATTTTAAGTCGGCTAATGTGTTACCTCCAATAGACGCTAAGGCAAATACCATTGCTATTGCAACAAATTACCCCGAGCATAAAGAAGAAACTAACGTTAAAATTTCTCCTGTTCTATTTCCTAAAGTAACGAAACTCACTCCATATAAGAGTAACGTCTTTTTAACCGGTAACAAGGAACTATTGGATTATGAGGTAGAATTGGCTGTAGTATACTCCAAAAACGTGCATAAAATTGAAGATTTACATGATCAACTTCTAGGCTTTATGGTAGCTGTAGATTATTCAGATAGAGCTAGCATGCTAAAGGTTTACGATACCGATCATCCAGAATTAGCTGTCGGTTTTACCGATAGTAAAAGTAAGTCGGGATATTTTCCGGTAGGACCTGTATTAGTAGTACCTGAAAATTGGAAATCCTATTACAAAAATTTAAAGATTAAACTTTGGCGAAACCATATTCTAACTCAGAACGATCAGTTACGTAGTATGTTTTGGGATGTGCCTAAAGTGACCTTGGAGGCGCTAAAGTTAGGTGATGAACAACGATGGATATACAATAACAAACCCATTTCACTTTTACCCAAAGGATATATAGAAAAAGGAACAATTGCCATTACTGGTACACCGGGAGGGGTCACGTTTAGTCCGCCAACAAAAGGGTTTATAATTAAAAGGGCTATTAAATATGGCCTACTATTTAAGTTCTTTAACTGGAAGCCAAAAGCATATGTTGTAGATCAATATATCAGGAAACTTTTAAGGAAAAAACAATTTTTACAAGAAGGAGAATTGATTAGAGCTCATGTAGAAAATCTAGGGTATATCTATAGTAAAGTACAATCAAAATAA
- a CDS encoding DUF6268 family outer membrane beta-barrel protein, translating to MRITIIITITILTFGIQVKAQSFSDILNISHTAFSETNNDIAESGIKSSKMSISKLYLAGPPIALGSLRIIYNSEYKWFQNDFTGYNSEKLLFSNNLHDVRLTTIFNYKLNKKWALNYVNFSTLKSDFKNLKLSHAYKGINAVTVGFHPKGENDFRFGFGITHSKAMGEVLILPVAFLYYKTDRWLIDLMYPRLNVFYKPFEKFELGFMVNYDIGAFDVEFDSALTTNMEIKPEYQTTTNLTFTPQVNYYITHAINIYARAGLKLISEQGLTDAYFNDIENMGYKANKMESTFGLGLIVKIPEHE from the coding sequence ATGCGAATCACAATAATAATCACAATAACCATCCTAACTTTTGGAATACAAGTTAAAGCACAGTCCTTTAGCGATATTTTAAACATAAGTCATACAGCTTTTAGTGAAACTAACAATGATATAGCCGAAAGTGGTATTAAAAGCAGTAAAATGAGTATCTCTAAACTATATCTCGCTGGGCCTCCGATAGCATTAGGAAGTCTAAGAATCATATACAATTCAGAATACAAATGGTTTCAGAACGATTTTACTGGATATAATAGTGAAAAACTTCTATTTTCAAATAATCTGCACGATGTTCGTTTAACCACAATATTTAACTATAAGCTAAATAAAAAATGGGCATTGAACTATGTCAATTTTTCAACATTGAAATCAGATTTTAAAAACCTTAAGCTATCTCATGCATATAAAGGCATTAATGCCGTTACTGTAGGATTCCATCCCAAAGGTGAGAATGATTTTAGATTTGGTTTTGGTATAACGCACTCCAAAGCTATGGGAGAAGTATTAATTCTTCCAGTAGCCTTCTTATATTACAAAACAGATAGATGGTTAATAGATTTAATGTACCCAAGACTTAACGTTTTTTATAAACCGTTTGAAAAATTTGAGCTAGGATTTATGGTAAACTATGATATAGGTGCCTTTGACGTGGAATTTGATAGCGCATTAACTACTAATATGGAAATTAAGCCGGAGTATCAAACAACAACCAATCTTACATTTACACCACAAGTTAATTATTACATTACTCATGCAATTAATATTTATGCTCGTGCAGGGTTAAAATTAATATCAGAGCAAGGCCTGACAGATGCTTATTTTAACGACATTGAAAATATGGGGTATAAAGCAAACAAAATGGAATCAACGTTTGGTTTGGGTTTAATAGTTAAAATACCTGAACATGAATGA
- a CDS encoding helix-turn-helix domain-containing protein translates to MIIDYKRLDLFGKMLFETMVLKPPFQKDNIMQNEACFLHIIEGTYNSTSEKEQIQVNSKESILMKCGNYLSDMIPTPNTEKYQAIAVHFFPEVLSRIYENKLPEFLKKKTSPSIGMAKIHNDKVIEKYIDSLLFYFENPQVVDEEILILKLKEIILLLSKTKNAPEIKIILSNLFEPNSYTLRDIVDAHLYSSITIERLASLAGMSVSTFKRQFKKAYQESPATYLRTKKIEKALELLSKTELRATEIAYECGFSSVAHFSRIFKEQHGMSPTTYKLNHFGKSLD, encoded by the coding sequence ATGATCATAGACTACAAAAGATTAGACTTATTTGGTAAAATGCTATTTGAAACCATGGTGCTCAAGCCGCCGTTTCAAAAAGATAATATCATGCAAAATGAAGCGTGTTTTTTACACATTATTGAAGGAACATATAATTCAACTTCTGAAAAAGAACAGATTCAGGTAAATTCAAAAGAATCCATATTGATGAAATGTGGCAACTATTTATCAGATATGATTCCAACACCCAATACTGAAAAATATCAGGCGATAGCTGTGCATTTTTTCCCTGAAGTTTTATCGAGGATTTATGAAAATAAATTGCCGGAATTTCTCAAAAAAAAGACCTCGCCATCAATCGGGATGGCAAAAATTCATAATGATAAAGTCATTGAGAAGTATATTGATTCCTTGTTGTTTTACTTCGAAAATCCACAAGTGGTAGATGAGGAAATTCTTATTTTAAAACTTAAAGAAATCATTTTATTGCTCAGTAAAACGAAGAACGCCCCCGAAATAAAGATCATTCTTTCGAATTTATTTGAACCAAATTCATATACCCTACGCGATATTGTTGATGCACATTTGTATTCGTCTATCACGATTGAGCGATTGGCCAGTCTTGCAGGTATGAGTGTCTCCACTTTTAAGCGACAATTTAAGAAAGCATATCAAGAATCACCGGCCACATATCTGCGAACAAAAAAGATTGAAAAAGCTTTAGAACTATTATCTAAAACAGAGTTAAGAGCTACCGAAATCGCTTACGAATGTGGCTTTTCGAGTGTCGCACATTTTTCGCGAATATTTAAAGAACAGCATGGTATGTCGCCAACTACTTATAAGTTGAACCATTTTGGTAAATCATTGGACTAA
- a CDS encoding SRPBCC family protein, producing the protein MKTIKEKISKELDASPDKVWEVISAVGGVDKWFGSMIKSCKVENGKRFCQTADGIDLVEDILEVNHETKTFRFAIPKQDMLPVEDIVEIMVVRDADNGRATVDWSGSFKATEENGKIAKEAFKNLWTMGLEEMENYIQQNL; encoded by the coding sequence ATGAAGACAATTAAAGAAAAAATCTCAAAAGAATTAGACGCCTCTCCGGACAAAGTCTGGGAAGTGATTAGTGCCGTTGGGGGCGTTGACAAATGGTTTGGTTCTATGATCAAATCATGTAAGGTAGAAAATGGAAAACGGTTTTGCCAAACAGCAGACGGGATCGATCTGGTTGAGGATATTCTGGAAGTAAATCATGAGACCAAAACCTTCCGTTTTGCAATTCCTAAGCAAGATATGCTACCCGTTGAAGATATTGTAGAAATCATGGTCGTTAGAGATGCAGACAATGGAAGAGCTACTGTAGATTGGTCTGGTTCGTTTAAAGCAACCGAAGAGAATGGTAAAATTGCCAAGGAAGCTTTTAAAAATCTTTGGACCATGGGATTGGAGGAAATGGAAAACTATATTCAACAAAATTTATAA